In Spirosoma sp. KUDC1026, the sequence GAATTACGGCTTCGAACGGGCGACAGGCGATTACTTCGTCATTTTTGACTCCGACGCGCTGATTCCCCCGCATTATTTCGAGGCTGTGCAGCAACGGCTGACGACTGATTGGCTGGACGCCTACGGTGGGCCGGATGCCGCCCATGCTGATTTTACGCCGGTTCAGAAAGCCATCAGCTATTCCATGACGTCGCCCTTTACAACGGGGGGGATTCGGGGCAGCAAGAAAAATCTGGGCGGAACGTACCATCCCCGCAGCTTCAACATGGGCCTGTCGCGCGAAGTGTGGGAAACAACGGGCGGCTACAAACTGAGCCGGATGGGGGAGGATATCGAGTTCGCGATCCGGATCATTGAGCACGGCTTTAAAACGGGCCTGATTCCCAACGCCTTTATCTACCACAAACGCCGGACGAACTTCGCGCAGTTTTTCCGGCAGATTCGCTTCTTTGGTCGCGCCCGGATCAACATTTCCCGCTATTACCCCAGCGAACTGAAGCTGGTGCATACCTTTCCGGCCCTGTTCACGCTGTTTTTGTTCTCGGTACCCCTGTGGGCGCTGGTCAGTCCGGTGCTGTTCGCCCTGGCGGTGGGGGCGCTGGTCCTGCTGGCGGTGCTGATCCTGATCGATGCTACCCGGAAAGAAGGTAGTCTGCGGGTGGGACTGCTCAGCGTGGAAGCCGCTTTTGTGCAGTTAACCGCCTACGGGATCGGGTTTCTGGGAGAAGGCTGGAAACGCCTGTGGGAGCCGAAGCAGTTTCGGGAAACCGGTGCCGATATAGAATATCCGTCGTAGAACTGCCCGTTCGTAACTAAATTAGCGGGTGTTACGTTAAATTATTGTAACCTATTCCCGATCTGAGCATTCATGGCAAAACCTGTACAACCACCCGGCCGACAATTGATCAAACGCATGAGCACCCGCACCAAATGGCTGCTGCTGGCTCCGGTCAGTCTGCTGTTGGTTGGCGCAGGGTTGTGTGTGTTCAGCGAAGCAGCCCACGCTAAACAGATGGGAGCTCCATTCCGGCAATGGTTTCTGTGGGGGACGTATAGCCTGATTTTATTTAATGGCGGGCTGTCCCTGTTTGGGCAGGCGGTGCGCTTCCGGGTACAAATCGATTACCGCCGGTTCGTGCGCCGGGAGCTGAAAAAAGTAAGCCGGGAACGGCCCCGTCAAAAACGAAAAACCTCGCCGAATCGGGGCGAGGCTTCCTGACGAGGTAAAGTAAACGGCGGTTTACGCTGCTTTCTTCTCGGCGAACGATGCTTTGATCGCGTCCACATCAACATTTTTGATGATCGGTTTACGCAGCAATTGCTTGATGGCGTTGGTTTTGTTATTAGCAATGGCCCGGTTCCGGCGGCCTTTACGTTTCAGTTCAGTAACTCCCATGACTTTATTTAAGTGAAATTGTCGGTTCTCGTTCGATTGCCTGACAACAATGACGCGTCGGTGAGACCCAGACTGTTGACAAAGCAGGCGCAAAAATAGCGTTTTTGCGGGACAAAGTAAATCCTTCGCCGTAATTTTGCGGCTTGTTTAGGGCCTTTGAGCGGCTAAACACCACTATTTTCTGGATTGATCGCCCGTGCGTTTGCGCCGGGCACCCCGTACAATGCAAAAACCAACCTTACCCAAAGGTACCCGTGATTTCGGCCCGACGCAGATGCGGAAGCGGCTTTTTATTTTTGATACCATCCGCCAGACGTTCCAACGCTTTGGCTTTCAGCCCCTCGAAACCCCCTCAATGGAAAATCTGTCGGTGCTGACGGGGAAATACGGTGATGAAGGCGATCAGCTGCTGTTTAAAATCCTTAACTCCGGTGATTTCGCGGGTGGGCTGACCGAACCGGACCTGACTGCGGGTAGCAAAGCCCTGACACCAAAAATCGCCGAGAAAGGACTACGTTACGATCTGACCGTGCCGTTTGCGCGCTACGTGGTCATGAACCGCAACTCGCTGGCGCTGCCCTTCAAGCGCTACCAGATGCAGCCCGTCTGGCGCGCCGACCGACCGCAGAAGGGGCGCTACCGGGAGTTTTACCAATGTGATGCTGACGTTGTGGGGACGGACTCGCTGCTATGCGAAGCCGAAATTATTCTGATGATCCATGAGGTGTTTCAAAATCTGGGGATTGCTGACTTTACTTTGAAAGTTAACAACCGGAAAATCCTGGCGGGTATCGCAGAGGTAGTTGGTGCACCAGGGCAGGAGGCAATCCTCAGCGTTGCCATCGACAAACTCGACAAGATCGGTACAGATGGTGTGATGAATGAACTTCGTGAGCGTGGATTCAATGAAGAAACGCTTAATAAGTTAGACCAATTATTTTCTAGCCAAAATGTGGGAAATAATCAGGACGTATTACGCAGATTAAAAGGATTATTTTATAATTCAGCAATAGGCGAGAATGGCGTAGAAGAATTAGAAGAGGTATTCCGATTGGTTAAAGAATATGGCCTGAGTGATTTGCAGGCGAAGTACGAACTTGATATCACATTAGCTCGTGGCCTATCGTACTATACCGGGGCTATTTTTGAGGTCAAAGCGAATGGCGTTTCAATTGGCAGCGTCAGTGGGGGCGGCCGGTACGACAATCTGACGGGGGCCTTTGGCATGCCGGGCTTGTCGGGTGTCGGGATTTCCTTTGGGGTAGACCGGATTTACGACGTCATGGACGAACTGGATTTGTTTCCGGCCAGCGCCGGACAGGGGACCACTGTTTTATTCGTTCCTTTCGAGGCAGAGGCCCGTGCGGTGGCTCTGCCGCTGCTGAGTCAGCTACGGGCCACGGGTATTGCCGCCGAGGTGTACCCCGATCTGGTGAAGGTCAAAAAGATGCTCGACTACGCCAACGCCAAACAGATTCCCTACGTAGCGCTGATCGGCTCCGAGGAAGTACAGACCAATACCGTCTCCCTGAAAAATATGGTCACCGGCGAACAGCGCCGGGTGGCCCAGGATGAACTGGTTCAGCTGAACTGGTCAGCCAACTGACCCTGTTTGGATCGTTTCTTCGTATAAATTACCCGTTGCCAATGATCCGGAAAAGTACCGGTGAGGTTTGCAACGGGTAATTTTCGTTTTGGCCGGGTAGAAGCCGATCAATCAGGCTTTTTGGGTGTATGAACGGACAGGTCGGAGGGGGCAAGAATAACGCTGCCATAGGGCTGTGGCTGCTGCTTTTAGTAGCGGTTGTCGGCT encodes:
- a CDS encoding glycosyltransferase produces the protein MLFSIIIPVYNRPDELRELLTSLTRQTYTRFEVLVIEDGSVQKADAVVGEFTDKLAIHYYVKPNSGQGFARNYGFERATGDYFVIFDSDALIPPHYFEAVQQRLTTDWLDAYGGPDAAHADFTPVQKAISYSMTSPFTTGGIRGSKKNLGGTYHPRSFNMGLSREVWETTGGYKLSRMGEDIEFAIRIIEHGFKTGLIPNAFIYHKRRTNFAQFFRQIRFFGRARINISRYYPSELKLVHTFPALFTLFLFSVPLWALVSPVLFALAVGALVLLAVLILIDATRKEGSLRVGLLSVEAAFVQLTAYGIGFLGEGWKRLWEPKQFRETGADIEYPS
- the hisS gene encoding histidine--tRNA ligase, with product MQKPTLPKGTRDFGPTQMRKRLFIFDTIRQTFQRFGFQPLETPSMENLSVLTGKYGDEGDQLLFKILNSGDFAGGLTEPDLTAGSKALTPKIAEKGLRYDLTVPFARYVVMNRNSLALPFKRYQMQPVWRADRPQKGRYREFYQCDADVVGTDSLLCEAEIILMIHEVFQNLGIADFTLKVNNRKILAGIAEVVGAPGQEAILSVAIDKLDKIGTDGVMNELRERGFNEETLNKLDQLFSSQNVGNNQDVLRRLKGLFYNSAIGENGVEELEEVFRLVKEYGLSDLQAKYELDITLARGLSYYTGAIFEVKANGVSIGSVSGGGRYDNLTGAFGMPGLSGVGISFGVDRIYDVMDELDLFPASAGQGTTVLFVPFEAEARAVALPLLSQLRATGIAAEVYPDLVKVKKMLDYANAKQIPYVALIGSEEVQTNTVSLKNMVTGEQRRVAQDELVQLNWSAN